A genomic segment from Janibacter sp. DB-40 encodes:
- the mtrA gene encoding MtrAB system response regulator MtrA, whose protein sequence is MKGRVLVVDDDQALAEMLGIVLRKEGLDVAHVADGARALDAFHEARPDLVLLDVMLPGMDGIEICRRIRQESGVPIVMLTARTDTVDVVVGLESGADDYIVKPFKPQELIARLRARLRRGDEPEPERLTIGDLAIDVAGHSVTRDGTPLALTPLEFDLLVALARKPWQVFSREVLLEQVWGYRHAGDTRLVNVHVQRLRSKIEHDPENPQIVVTVRGVGYKAGSA, encoded by the coding sequence GTGAAGGGACGTGTCCTCGTCGTCGACGACGACCAGGCGCTGGCAGAGATGCTCGGGATCGTCCTTCGGAAGGAAGGACTCGACGTCGCGCACGTCGCCGACGGAGCGCGGGCGCTCGACGCCTTCCACGAGGCCCGTCCGGACCTGGTGCTCCTCGACGTCATGCTGCCCGGGATGGACGGCATCGAGATCTGCCGGCGGATCCGGCAGGAGTCGGGGGTCCCGATCGTCATGCTGACCGCCCGGACCGACACCGTCGACGTGGTCGTCGGTCTCGAGTCGGGCGCCGACGACTACATCGTCAAGCCGTTCAAGCCGCAGGAGCTGATCGCCCGGCTGCGGGCCCGTCTGCGTCGCGGCGACGAGCCGGAGCCGGAGCGACTGACGATCGGCGACCTGGCCATCGACGTCGCGGGGCACTCCGTCACCCGGGACGGGACCCCCTTGGCGCTGACGCCGCTCGAGTTCGACCTGCTCGTCGCCCTGGCGCGCAAGCCGTGGCAGGTCTTCAGCCGCGAGGTCCTGCTGGAGCAGGTCTGGGGCTACCGGCACGCCGGTGACACGCGCCTGGTCAACGTGCACGTCCAGCGGCTGCGCAGCAAGATCGAGCACGACCCCGAGAACCCCCAGATCGTCGTCACGGTCCGTGGCGTGGGGTACAAGGCCGGGTCGGCCTGA
- a CDS encoding phosphoribosyltransferase family protein, with protein MVSVRLGSVLAAAGDLVLPRSCAGCDRPGAAVCTGCRRALCDLAVPTPGPVAPRPVPEGWPGCHATLRYEGVAARLARAFKDEDRRDLGDVLARLLADAVRRAAQQGGPGGVLVVPVPSSPAAIRRRGDQPMLQLAGRAVHLLGPGAAVEAGLRVRRGTADQAGLDRAARLANLDRAMTVRRPRRVHGRRIVLVDDVLTSGATLTEGRRALLEAGAARVDLAVAMVTPRRSPTSGLPFRSRAD; from the coding sequence GTGGTCTCCGTGCGTCTCGGGAGCGTCCTGGCGGCAGCCGGGGACCTCGTCCTGCCGCGCAGCTGCGCCGGGTGCGATCGGCCGGGGGCCGCGGTGTGCACCGGATGTCGTCGCGCGCTGTGCGACCTCGCCGTGCCGACCCCGGGGCCGGTCGCACCCCGCCCGGTCCCTGAGGGCTGGCCGGGGTGCCACGCCACCCTTCGCTACGAGGGCGTGGCCGCACGCCTGGCCCGCGCCTTCAAGGACGAGGACCGGCGGGACCTCGGCGACGTGCTCGCCCGGCTGCTCGCCGACGCCGTGCGGCGGGCGGCCCAGCAGGGTGGACCCGGTGGGGTGCTCGTCGTGCCGGTCCCGTCCTCACCGGCAGCCATCCGACGGCGCGGGGACCAACCGATGCTCCAGCTGGCCGGCCGGGCCGTCCACCTCCTCGGCCCGGGTGCCGCCGTCGAGGCGGGACTGCGCGTGCGTCGCGGCACGGCCGACCAGGCCGGGCTGGACCGCGCCGCCCGGCTGGCGAACCTCGACCGGGCCATGACCGTGCGCCGCCCCCGCCGGGTCCACGGGCGGCGGATCGTGCTCGTCGACGACGTGCTCACCTCGGGTGCGACCCTGACCGAGGGCCGTCGGGCGCTGCTCGAGGCGGGTGCGGCCAGGGTCGATCTGGCCGTCGCGATGGTGACTCCGCGACGATCCCCGACGTCGGGTCTACCGTTCCGGTCGCGGGCAGACTAG
- a CDS encoding SMR family transporter: protein MPWVVLLVSAVLEAVWATALGRSDGFTHPTATAVFLLALATSMVGLGIAVRTIPIGTGYAVWTGVGAGLTVAWAMATGEEAFTPVRALLIAGIVAAVVGLRLAPSGTED from the coding sequence ATGCCGTGGGTCGTCCTGCTCGTCAGCGCCGTCCTCGAGGCGGTCTGGGCCACCGCCCTGGGCCGCTCCGACGGCTTCACCCACCCCACGGCGACCGCCGTCTTCCTCCTGGCCCTCGCGACCAGCATGGTCGGCCTGGGGATCGCCGTGCGCACCATCCCCATCGGCACGGGGTACGCGGTCTGGACCGGGGTCGGCGCCGGGCTCACGGTCGCCTGGGCCATGGCCACCGGCGAGGAGGCCTTCACCCCGGTCAGGGCACTGCTCATCGCCGGGATCGTCGCCGCCGTCGTCGGGCTCCGGCTCGCCCCCTCCGGCACCGAGGACTGA
- a CDS encoding GerMN domain-containing protein, producing the protein MTGRELTRRSALGLAVAGALAGCGLNTDSTIRPGLPIDGPRPQPLSRTPNGPTPGASPAEVIRGFLRAGSTSGEGLEVTRSYLTQEAAQGWIPDSQTVIYTGDPEIEPMGDGAFRVSARVVARINADGRYLVSPPFDGAAFDFHVDLVDGEWRIDELQEGFGRLLEQPEVGYIFREYPVHYPAIGWNALVVDQRWVTQDQLATRLTRAQLGSIPGYLREAVSSDIGARLAVDAVPVRNGVAIVDLESESVADDATARKRLAAQLVATLMSLPGVTEVGITLSGAPLDLGVTAPLTSPEQLGFVDRTQTNTPIVLARRGDKVVAVDDRLASVGATDLRRKESPFPPLEKGWRHLALRTDGKELAALDGTQETLHRMLDDGEVVHLDRFAAAMTRPCYDYGGVLWVGGSGLGREEGYRLWAINSTVDPANQAESAPQHVPAQWLGTRFVRAAVVSPEGSRIAVISEQERGTGSTLEVSGIARQANGLPTTTSPQAFRIGADLVEMLDAVWVGQSTLAVIGRRNDQEEMQPYLVEVGGPVEAMTPRPGGVAVTTTGDDQDVVVRTGEDRVFQRAGGRWQELQPIDGVVTAGV; encoded by the coding sequence ATGACGGGCAGGGAGCTGACCCGTCGCAGCGCCCTCGGCCTGGCCGTGGCGGGCGCGCTCGCCGGCTGCGGGCTGAACACCGACTCGACGATCCGACCCGGGTTGCCGATCGACGGGCCACGCCCGCAGCCGCTGTCCCGCACGCCCAACGGGCCCACGCCCGGGGCCTCGCCCGCGGAGGTCATCCGTGGGTTCCTGCGTGCGGGCTCCACGAGTGGCGAGGGCCTGGAGGTCACCCGCTCCTACCTCACCCAGGAAGCCGCCCAGGGGTGGATCCCGGACAGCCAGACGGTGATCTACACCGGCGACCCGGAGATCGAGCCGATGGGGGACGGGGCCTTCCGCGTGAGCGCGCGGGTCGTCGCGCGCATCAACGCCGACGGCCGCTACCTCGTCTCCCCGCCCTTCGACGGCGCGGCCTTCGACTTCCACGTCGACCTCGTCGACGGCGAGTGGCGCATCGACGAGCTGCAGGAGGGGTTCGGCCGACTGCTCGAGCAGCCCGAGGTCGGCTACATCTTCCGTGAGTACCCCGTGCACTACCCGGCCATCGGATGGAACGCCCTCGTCGTGGACCAGCGGTGGGTGACCCAGGACCAGCTGGCCACCCGGTTGACCCGCGCCCAGCTGGGGAGCATCCCCGGCTACCTGCGGGAGGCCGTCTCCAGCGACATCGGGGCCCGGCTCGCCGTCGACGCGGTGCCGGTGCGCAACGGGGTGGCGATCGTCGACCTGGAGAGTGAGTCGGTCGCCGACGACGCCACGGCGCGCAAGCGGCTGGCGGCGCAGCTCGTGGCCACGTTGATGTCCCTGCCGGGGGTGACGGAGGTGGGGATCACGCTCTCGGGTGCGCCTCTCGACCTCGGCGTGACGGCACCTCTCACCTCGCCCGAGCAGCTCGGTTTCGTCGACCGGACCCAGACGAACACCCCGATCGTCCTCGCTCGCCGCGGGGACAAGGTCGTGGCGGTGGACGACCGTCTGGCCTCGGTCGGCGCAACGGACCTCCGACGCAAGGAGTCCCCCTTCCCCCCGTTGGAGAAGGGGTGGCGCCACCTGGCTCTCCGGACGGACGGCAAGGAGCTCGCCGCGCTCGACGGTACGCAGGAGACCCTGCACCGCATGCTCGACGACGGCGAGGTCGTGCACCTGGACCGTTTCGCCGCGGCGATGACCCGCCCCTGCTACGACTACGGCGGTGTGCTCTGGGTCGGCGGCTCCGGCCTCGGCCGGGAGGAGGGCTACCGACTCTGGGCGATCAACTCCACCGTGGACCCCGCCAACCAGGCCGAGTCCGCGCCGCAGCACGTGCCGGCCCAGTGGCTGGGCACGCGCTTCGTGCGCGCGGCCGTCGTCTCTCCCGAGGGGAGCAGGATCGCGGTGATCTCCGAGCAGGAGCGGGGGACGGGGAGCACCCTCGAGGTGTCGGGCATCGCCCGCCAGGCGAACGGACTGCCGACCACGACCTCGCCGCAGGCCTTCCGCATCGGGGCGGACCTGGTCGAGATGCTCGACGCGGTGTGGGTGGGCCAGTCCACTCTGGCGGTCATCGGTCGGCGCAACGACCAGGAGGAGATGCAGCCCTACCTCGTGGAGGTCGGTGGGCCCGTCGAGGCGATGACTCCTCGGCCGGGTGGCGTCGCCGTCACGACCACCGGCGACGACCAGGACGTCGTCGTCAGGACCGGGGAGGACCGCGTCTTCCAGCGTGCGGGCGGCCGGTGGCAGGAGCTGCAGCCCATCGACGGCGTCGTCACCGCCGGCGTCTGA
- a CDS encoding crosslink repair DNA glycosylase YcaQ family protein has translation MLGRVSARPLRLDQARRIALAAQGFDRPRPQRPVTTRDLQRVLDTVGLVQIDSVNVLTRSQYLPFFARLGPYDPALLDRMRDRAPRRMVEYWAHEASLMPPRTWPLMDHPRMQRALDGSWGGMQRVAQDHPDLVAAVLTEVETGPPRTARQIEAALGHERSGPKVDWGWNWSLVKNALEQLFWAGRISSAGRTAQFERRYAGLARVVPKGESGPWLDPQRRLPPEDAYVELVRIAARANGVATEADLADYFRLPREDVRPALARLQTTGELEEVRVEGSTRPWYLHERARRPRSVSARALLSPFDSLVWHRPRAEALFGFHYRLEIYTPAHKRVHGYYVLPFLLGDRLVGRVDLKADRAAGVLRARQVSWEEGRGGSSDRAELDEELRLMAGWLGLPDGVVEG, from the coding sequence ATGCTGGGGCGCGTGAGTGCACGCCCCCTTCGCCTCGACCAGGCCCGTCGCATCGCCCTCGCGGCGCAGGGCTTCGACCGTCCCCGGCCGCAGCGGCCGGTGACGACCCGCGACCTGCAGCGGGTGCTCGACACCGTCGGGCTCGTGCAGATCGACAGCGTCAACGTGCTCACCCGCAGCCAGTACCTGCCCTTCTTCGCGCGGCTGGGCCCCTACGACCCGGCCCTGCTGGACCGGATGCGCGACCGTGCACCGCGTCGGATGGTCGAGTACTGGGCGCACGAGGCGAGCCTGATGCCGCCGCGCACGTGGCCACTCATGGACCACCCGCGGATGCAGCGGGCGCTCGACGGGTCCTGGGGCGGGATGCAGCGCGTCGCCCAGGACCACCCGGATCTGGTCGCGGCCGTGCTCACCGAGGTCGAGACCGGTCCGCCGCGCACCGCCCGACAGATCGAGGCGGCGCTCGGTCACGAGCGCTCCGGGCCGAAGGTGGACTGGGGCTGGAACTGGTCCCTGGTCAAGAACGCCCTGGAGCAGCTCTTCTGGGCCGGTCGTATCTCCTCGGCCGGACGGACCGCGCAGTTCGAGCGGCGCTACGCCGGTCTGGCCAGGGTGGTGCCGAAGGGGGAGTCCGGCCCGTGGCTGGATCCGCAGCGGCGGTTGCCGCCCGAGGACGCCTACGTCGAGCTCGTGCGGATCGCCGCCCGGGCCAACGGGGTGGCGACCGAGGCGGACCTGGCGGACTACTTCCGACTCCCACGGGAGGACGTGCGCCCGGCACTCGCCCGGCTGCAGACCACCGGTGAGCTGGAGGAGGTGCGCGTCGAGGGGTCGACCCGACCCTGGTACCTGCACGAGCGGGCCCGTCGCCCCCGGTCCGTGTCGGCCAGGGCGCTGCTGTCCCCCTTCGACAGCCTGGTGTGGCACCGTCCGCGTGCCGAGGCCCTCTTCGGGTTCCACTACCGGCTGGAGATCTACACGCCGGCCCACAAGCGGGTGCACGGGTACTACGTGCTGCCCTTCCTCCTCGGGGACCGCCTGGTCGGTCGGGTCGACCTCAAGGCCGACCGCGCAGCAGGGGTGCTCAGGGCGCGGCAGGTCTCCTGGGAGGAGGGGCGCGGCGGCAGCAGCGACCGCGCCGAGCTCGACGAGGAGCTGCGGCTCATGGCCGGTTGGCTCGGGCTGCCCGACGGTGTGGTCGAGGGCTGA
- the secA gene encoding preprotein translocase subunit SecA, whose protein sequence is MKIVERILRAGEGRTVKRLEGIAAQVNAIEEDFQKLSDAELRAETDTFRERLANGETLDDILPEAFAAVREAASRTIGKRHFDVQIMGGAALHMGNVAEMRTGEGKTLVATLPSYLNALEGKGVHIITVNDYLAEYQAELMGRVHRALGLETGVILSSMTPAQRRAEYAKDITYGTNNEFGFDYLRDNMAWNTDELVQRGHNFAIVDEVDSILIDEARTPLIISGPADQPTKWYVEFAKMVKKLERGHGADLMRGIEAEGDYEVDEKKRTVGILEPGIEKIEDLLGIDNLYESVNTPLIGYLNNAIKAKELFTRDKDYVVMNGEVLIVDEHTGRMLAGRRYNEGMHQAIEAKEGVEIKNENQTLATITLQNYFRMYETLSGMTGTAQTEAGELNSIYGLGVVPIRTNKPMIREDQADLVYRTEAAKFGAVVDDIAERHASGQPVLVGTTSVEKSELLSQMLRKRGIKHEVLNAKHHEREAAIVADAGRKGAVTVATNMAGRGTDIMLGGNPEFRAVTELRQRGLDPEETPEEYEAAWDEALAAAEKAVQAEHEEVTEAGGLYVLGTERHESRRIDNQLRGRSGRQGDPGESRFYLSLEDNLMRLFNAGFVDRVMTTAKIDDETPIAGRMLTKSIEGAQSQLEGQNYEMRKNVLKYDDVLNRQRTVVYEERRRVLEGEDLEEQIRHFMTDVVGGYVDAETNAGFSEDWDLDRLFTALRAIYPVGLDKETLLEGSGGLTQLSAANLREEIVTDIHEAYDRREADLGEPVTRELERRVVLSVLDRKWREHLYEMDYLKEGIGLRSMAQRDPLVEYQREGFQLFEAMNDAIKEESVGYLFNTEVEVPTVPESTTQPKSVDELLGGGGDQTRPTISAKGLEDGSRGSQPLHYSSPSEDGGVEERDEAGSSTAGTSRAQRRAAAKKAKKAAKR, encoded by the coding sequence GTGAAGATCGTCGAGCGCATCCTTCGCGCCGGAGAGGGCCGCACCGTCAAGCGGCTCGAGGGCATCGCCGCCCAGGTGAACGCGATCGAGGAGGACTTCCAGAAGCTCTCCGACGCCGAGCTGCGGGCCGAGACCGACACCTTCCGGGAGCGGCTCGCGAACGGGGAGACCCTCGACGACATCCTGCCCGAGGCCTTCGCCGCGGTCCGCGAGGCGGCGAGCCGCACGATCGGCAAGCGGCACTTCGACGTGCAGATCATGGGTGGGGCCGCCCTCCACATGGGCAACGTCGCCGAGATGCGCACCGGTGAGGGCAAGACCCTCGTCGCGACCCTGCCGTCCTACCTCAACGCCCTCGAGGGCAAGGGCGTGCACATCATCACGGTCAACGACTACCTGGCCGAGTACCAGGCCGAGCTGATGGGCCGCGTGCACCGTGCCCTCGGCCTCGAGACGGGCGTCATCCTCTCGTCGATGACCCCGGCCCAGCGCCGGGCGGAGTACGCGAAGGACATCACCTACGGCACCAACAACGAGTTCGGCTTCGACTACCTGCGCGACAACATGGCGTGGAACACCGACGAGCTCGTCCAGCGCGGCCACAACTTCGCCATCGTCGACGAGGTCGACTCGATCCTCATCGACGAGGCCCGCACGCCACTGATCATCTCCGGCCCCGCCGACCAGCCGACCAAGTGGTATGTCGAGTTCGCCAAGATGGTCAAGAAGCTCGAGCGCGGCCACGGGGCCGACCTCATGCGCGGCATCGAGGCCGAGGGCGACTACGAGGTCGACGAGAAGAAGCGCACCGTCGGCATCCTCGAGCCGGGCATCGAGAAGATCGAGGACCTGCTCGGCATCGACAACCTCTACGAGAGTGTCAACACACCTCTCATCGGCTACCTGAACAACGCGATCAAGGCCAAGGAGCTCTTCACCCGCGACAAGGACTACGTCGTCATGAACGGCGAGGTCCTCATCGTCGACGAGCACACCGGCCGCATGCTCGCGGGCCGTCGCTACAACGAGGGCATGCACCAGGCCATCGAGGCCAAGGAGGGGGTGGAGATCAAGAACGAGAACCAGACCCTCGCGACGATCACCCTCCAGAACTACTTCCGCATGTACGAGACCCTCTCGGGGATGACCGGTACGGCGCAGACGGAGGCCGGAGAGCTCAACTCCATCTACGGCCTCGGGGTCGTGCCGATCCGGACCAACAAGCCGATGATCCGCGAGGACCAGGCCGACCTCGTCTACCGCACCGAGGCGGCGAAGTTCGGCGCGGTCGTCGACGACATCGCCGAGCGGCACGCCTCCGGGCAGCCGGTCCTCGTCGGCACGACGAGCGTCGAGAAGAGCGAGCTGCTCTCCCAGATGCTGCGCAAGCGAGGGATCAAGCACGAGGTGCTCAACGCCAAGCACCACGAGCGCGAGGCCGCCATCGTCGCCGACGCGGGCCGCAAGGGCGCAGTCACCGTGGCGACGAACATGGCTGGTCGCGGCACCGACATCATGCTCGGCGGCAACCCCGAGTTCCGGGCCGTGACCGAGCTGCGGCAGCGCGGCCTGGACCCGGAGGAGACCCCGGAGGAGTACGAGGCCGCGTGGGACGAGGCGCTCGCGGCCGCGGAGAAGGCCGTGCAGGCCGAGCACGAGGAGGTCACCGAGGCCGGTGGTCTGTACGTCCTCGGGACCGAACGGCACGAGTCGCGGCGCATCGACAACCAGCTGCGCGGTCGCTCCGGCCGTCAGGGTGACCCCGGCGAGTCGCGCTTCTACCTCTCGCTCGAGGACAACCTCATGCGCCTGTTCAACGCGGGCTTCGTCGACCGGGTGATGACGACCGCCAAGATCGACGACGAGACCCCGATCGCCGGGCGGATGCTCACGAAGTCGATCGAGGGTGCCCAGAGCCAGCTCGAGGGCCAGAACTACGAGATGCGCAAGAACGTCCTCAAGTACGACGACGTACTCAACCGCCAGCGCACCGTCGTCTACGAGGAGCGTCGCCGGGTTCTCGAGGGGGAGGACCTCGAGGAGCAGATCCGCCACTTCATGACCGACGTCGTCGGCGGGTACGTCGACGCCGAGACCAATGCAGGGTTCTCCGAGGACTGGGACCTCGACCGCCTCTTCACCGCACTGCGGGCGATCTACCCGGTGGGGCTGGACAAGGAGACGCTGCTCGAGGGGTCCGGCGGCCTGACGCAGCTGAGCGCGGCGAACCTGCGCGAGGAGATCGTCACCGACATCCACGAGGCCTACGACCGTCGTGAGGCGGACCTGGGCGAACCGGTCACCCGCGAGCTTGAGCGCCGCGTGGTCCTCTCGGTCCTCGACCGGAAGTGGCGCGAGCACCTCTACGAGATGGACTACCTCAAGGAGGGCATCGGCCTGCGCTCGATGGCGCAGCGCGATCCACTCGTGGAGTACCAGCGTGAGGGCTTCCAGCTCTTCGAGGCGATGAACGACGCGATCAAGGAGGAGTCGGTCGGGTACCTCTTCAACACCGAGGTCGAGGTGCCGACGGTCCCCGAGTCGACCACGCAGCCCAAGAGCGTCGACGAGCTCCTCGGCGGGGGCGGCGACCAGACGCGCCCGACCATCTCGGCCAAGGGTTTGGAGGACGGGTCTCGCGGCAGCCAGCCCCTGCACTACTCCTCACCGTCCGAGGACGGCGGCGTCGAGGAGCGGGACGAGGCTGGGTCCTCCACGGCCGGCACGTCGCGCGCCCAGCGCAGGGCCGCGGCGAAGAAGGCCAAGAAGGCCGCCAAGAGGTAG
- the mtrB gene encoding MtrAB system histidine kinase MtrB produces the protein MASAPASEATEASDASSTEESGAAAPPRNHAVARAVRAAVGLWRRSLRFRVVTSTLILGLVVVSIISLTMYRSIADGLVDDRVDFAEAQSHQLADRAQSYFNNTDVEPGELDVSTSDFVSRTLAPPSGDDSRYVILTPSTENESSTISTVAYPQGVGLDQVPAALRQAVAADPARQQTMTIELERSDVDGSTEPITGVPIDTDSVPAVVVGSQIEVPTAGDHDLYFIYPMDQEQTTLGIISRSFVLGALFLIGLVSGIAYIVTSMVVTPVRRAASAAERLSSGHLNERMSARGHDDLALLGQSFNDMADNLQTQIRQLEGLSRVQQRFVSDVSHELRTPLTTIRMAADLLHSSRDEMDPVTGRSAELLHDELDRFEELLADLLEISRYDAGAAVLEQDPIDLYVIVDRVVQATESIADARGSEVLVHREPGQKAVAEVDSRRIERVLRNLVVNAIEHGEGRPVDIWVGSNDEAAAVMVQDHGVGLKAGEASLVFNRFWRADPARTRTTGGSGLGLAIALEDARLHHGWLQAWGEPGEGARFRLTVPHEAGGPLTTSPLPLTPREGRLPGEGGDR, from the coding sequence ATGGCCTCGGCGCCCGCCTCCGAGGCGACCGAGGCCTCGGACGCGTCGAGCACCGAGGAGTCGGGTGCCGCGGCCCCGCCCCGCAACCACGCGGTCGCCCGGGCCGTGCGGGCCGCCGTGGGCCTCTGGCGGCGATCCCTGCGCTTCCGGGTCGTCACGAGCACGCTCATCCTCGGGCTCGTCGTCGTCTCGATCATCAGCCTGACGATGTACCGCTCCATCGCCGACGGCCTCGTCGACGACCGGGTCGACTTCGCCGAGGCCCAGTCGCACCAGCTGGCCGACCGGGCGCAGAGCTACTTCAACAACACCGACGTCGAGCCCGGAGAGCTGGACGTGTCCACCTCCGACTTCGTCTCGCGGACCCTCGCGCCGCCCAGCGGCGACGACAGCCGCTACGTCATCCTCACGCCGAGCACGGAGAACGAGTCGTCGACGATCTCCACGGTGGCCTACCCGCAGGGTGTCGGCCTGGACCAGGTGCCCGCCGCCCTTCGCCAGGCCGTGGCCGCCGACCCGGCCCGGCAGCAGACCATGACCATCGAGCTGGAGCGCTCGGACGTCGACGGGTCGACCGAGCCGATCACCGGGGTGCCGATCGACACCGACTCCGTCCCGGCGGTCGTCGTCGGCTCGCAGATCGAGGTGCCGACCGCCGGTGACCACGACCTGTACTTCATCTACCCGATGGACCAGGAGCAGACGACTCTGGGCATCATCTCCCGGTCCTTCGTCCTCGGGGCGCTCTTCCTCATCGGCCTCGTCTCGGGCATCGCCTACATCGTCACGAGCATGGTCGTCACCCCGGTGCGCCGCGCGGCGTCGGCCGCCGAGCGCCTCTCCTCGGGCCACCTCAACGAGCGGATGTCGGCGCGCGGGCACGACGACCTCGCCCTGCTCGGCCAGTCCTTCAACGACATGGCCGACAACCTGCAGACGCAGATCCGCCAGCTCGAGGGCCTCTCCCGGGTGCAGCAACGCTTCGTCTCCGACGTCTCCCACGAGCTGCGCACGCCGCTGACGACGATCCGGATGGCCGCCGACCTGCTGCACTCCTCGCGGGACGAGATGGACCCGGTCACGGGTCGCTCGGCGGAGCTGCTCCACGACGAGCTCGACCGCTTCGAGGAGCTGCTGGCCGACCTCCTCGAGATCTCCCGCTACGACGCCGGTGCCGCCGTGCTCGAGCAGGACCCGATCGACCTCTACGTGATCGTCGACCGAGTCGTGCAGGCGACGGAGTCGATCGCCGACGCACGCGGCAGCGAGGTCCTCGTCCACCGGGAGCCGGGGCAGAAGGCCGTCGCCGAGGTCGACTCACGGCGGATCGAGCGAGTGCTGCGCAACCTCGTGGTCAATGCGATCGAGCACGGTGAGGGCCGTCCCGTCGACATCTGGGTCGGCAGCAACGACGAGGCCGCGGCCGTGATGGTCCAGGACCACGGCGTGGGTCTGAAGGCCGGAGAGGCCTCGCTGGTGTTCAACCGCTTCTGGCGCGCGGACCCCGCCCGGACCCGTACCACCGGTGGCTCCGGTCTCGGTCTGGCCATCGCGCTCGAGGACGCCCGACTCCACCACGGGTGGTTGCAGGCCTGGGGTGAGCCGGGGGAGGGGGCCCGCTTCCGGCTGACCGTGCCGCACGAGGCCGGTGGCCCGCTCACGACGTCGCCGCTGCCCCTGACCCCGCGTGAGGGCCGTCTGCCCGGGGAGGGCGGGGACCGATGA
- the raiA gene encoding ribosome-associated translation inhibitor RaiA: MEIAITGRNVNVSDRLRDYVESKLSKVPQLDPRVQRIEVMVSHEPNPRQAKVSERVEITCRSKGPVIRAEACHDDRQAAVDLAADKLLERLRRAHDKRNVRRGRRRTSVAAATADLTEPLSVEQPAPDQEESDQFGTIGDSPIEVREKMHESAPMNLAEAVRRMELVGHDFFLFHDVDYDRPSVVYRRRGWSYGVIHLEVQEGVDGKDLGAAAVDGVALDKDAGARV, translated from the coding sequence GTGGAAATTGCCATCACCGGACGCAATGTCAACGTCTCCGATCGACTGAGGGACTACGTCGAGAGCAAGCTCTCGAAGGTCCCCCAGCTCGACCCGCGAGTCCAGCGGATCGAGGTCATGGTGAGTCACGAGCCCAACCCACGCCAGGCGAAGGTCAGCGAGCGCGTCGAGATCACGTGCCGGTCCAAGGGACCCGTGATCCGTGCCGAGGCCTGTCACGACGACCGACAGGCAGCGGTGGACCTTGCCGCGGACAAGCTCCTCGAGCGCCTGCGCCGCGCCCACGACAAGCGCAACGTCCGTCGCGGCCGTCGCCGCACCTCCGTCGCTGCCGCGACCGCGGACCTGACCGAGCCGCTCTCGGTCGAGCAGCCCGCGCCGGACCAGGAGGAGAGCGACCAGTTCGGCACCATCGGCGACAGCCCGATCGAGGTGCGCGAGAAGATGCACGAGTCCGCACCGATGAACCTCGCCGAGGCGGTGCGCCGCATGGAGCTCGTCGGGCACGACTTCTTCCTCTTCCACGACGTGGACTACGACCGTCCGAGCGTCGTCTACCGCCGCCGCGGCTGGTCCTACGGGGTGATCCACCTCGAGGTGCAGGAGGGTGTCGACGGCAAGGACCTGGGCGCAGCAGCCGTGGACGGCGTCGCCCTCGACAAGGACGCCGGGGCCCGAGTCTGA
- a CDS encoding multidrug efflux SMR transporter, with protein sequence MSWLVLIVSGMLEAVWATALPASRGFTRPGPTLLFAVSLAASMLGLAWAMTDIATGTAYAVWVGIGATLTLVWSMVTGAEPATRARVALLVLLVACVAGLKAVA encoded by the coding sequence ATGTCCTGGCTCGTCCTCATCGTCTCGGGGATGCTCGAGGCCGTCTGGGCCACCGCCCTGCCCGCCTCGCGCGGATTCACCCGCCCCGGCCCCACCCTCCTCTTCGCCGTCTCCCTCGCCGCGAGCATGCTCGGTCTGGCGTGGGCCATGACCGACATCGCCACCGGCACCGCCTACGCGGTGTGGGTCGGCATCGGCGCCACCCTCACCCTCGTGTGGTCCATGGTGACCGGCGCCGAGCCGGCGACCCGGGCGCGCGTCGCGCTGCTCGTCCTGCTCGTCGCCTGCGTCGCCGGGTTGAAGGCGGTCGCCTGA
- a CDS encoding Rv3235 family protein, whose protein sequence is MQDWLAVDFAAASDEQLFGPQPTRACDLPDPREWAAHIAQALVEVMHGIRPPSQVMRWSTLEVYAVVARRGSRAARRAARQRGQRPTHRTRVTRVLVCEPAEDVVEASVVLVDGERVRALALRLIGRDSRWVVEALQVG, encoded by the coding sequence GTGCAGGACTGGCTCGCCGTGGACTTCGCCGCCGCCAGCGACGAGCAGCTCTTCGGTCCGCAGCCGACCCGGGCGTGCGACCTCCCCGACCCACGGGAGTGGGCCGCCCACATCGCCCAGGCCCTGGTCGAGGTGATGCACGGCATCCGCCCACCGAGCCAGGTGATGCGGTGGTCGACACTCGAGGTCTACGCCGTCGTGGCACGGCGCGGCTCCCGCGCTGCCCGGCGGGCAGCGCGTCAGCGGGGGCAACGGCCCACGCATCGCACCAGGGTCACGCGCGTGCTCGTCTGCGAGCCCGCCGAGGACGTCGTCGAGGCATCGGTCGTCCTGGTCGACGGCGAGCGGGTGCGCGCCCTGGCGCTCCGGCTCATCGGACGGGACAGCCGCTGGGTGGTCGAGGCCCTCCAGGTCGGCTGA